The following nucleotide sequence is from Candidatus Krumholzibacteriia bacterium.
GATCTTGTCCTTGTTGGCGCGATAGATCCGCGGCCACTTGGTCGGATCGGCGTAGATCCGCTCGTACTCCGAGATCATCTGCAGGAACTCGCCGTCCGACACGACGTGGGTCTGCGGCAGACCCTCGAAGTAGTCGACCTCCTCCTGCACCGCGTCGACCTCGCTCTTCTCGCGGTCGTAGCGGCTCTGCAGCGAGCGGATCTCGTCCTGCAGTCCGGCGAGGTCGCTCTGCACGCTGTTGGCCTGACCCTCGGTGGAGTTGGCCTCGCTCTGCAGGCGCTCGAGCTCGGCATCGAGCTCGGCACAGTACTCTTCGTACTGTTCCTCGGACAGGTTCTTGAATTCTTCGGCCGTGTAGTACTCGCCATCGCTGACGTCCACGTCACGGGCGACCTTCGGCGAGCACCCCGCCGCGAAGAGGATCGTCACGGCGGCCAGCGCGAATCCGCAGCGCGCGATGAAGTTCGTCATGATCGCAACCTTTCCGGGGCCTATCGCCCGCTGCCCTTCTTGAGGATCTCGAGACGGGCTTCGAGGTCGGCCGCGTCGGGCAGGGAATCGATGCGATTCTCCAGCTGCGTCTTCTGCTGACGCGCGTCGGCGAGCTCGGTCCGGGCAGACTCGAGGTTCTGCTCGGCGCTCTGCAGCTCGGTCCGCGCGCTCTCGATCTGCGACGGATCGGTGTTGCACGGCTCGTTGTTCCGAGCGCAGCCGGTCGTGGTCACGATGGCCACGGTGCTGACGATCAGGGCCATGCTTCGCAGTGCCTTGGACTTCAAGGTGCGAAAGCCTCCTTCTGTGCCCACGCACGCCGTAGCGAACGCCAGGGGCAGGAACAAATTTCCGTGCGCCGGAACCAGCCTGCGCACGGCGGGCAATGTACACCCGACCGACGGCGAGTCAAGCACTGATTGGGCCAGATCGGGCACCTGGGCGGTACCACGAACGGGACTTCGGGCGTTTCCCGACCATCACTCCTCGGAGTCGTCGGCCGGAGCGAGCCGCAGGTGCAGCTCCTCGAGCTGGGCTTCGGACACCGTGGACGGCGCACCGTCGAGCGGATTCGTCGCGGTGGTGGTCTTGGGGAAGGCGATCACGTCGCGGATGCTCTCGCCCCCGACGAGGACCGTCACGAAACGGTCCAACCCCAGAGCGATCCCGGCGTGGGGCGGCGCCCCGTACTCGAGCGCCCGCAGGAACCATCCGAACTTCGACTCGGCCTCGGTCTCGCCGACACCGCAGATACGCAGCACCCGCTCCTGGACGTCGCGCCGGTGGATCCTGACACTGCCGCTGCCCAGCTCCACGCCGTTGCAGACGAGGTCGTAGAGGGTCGCGTAGACCTTCCCCGGATCGGACTCCATGTCGTCGAGGTGCTCGGCGTCGGGCATGGTGAACATGTGATGCATGGCGGTCCAGCCGCCCTCGTCGGTCTGTTCGAAGAGCGGGAAGCGGTGCACCCAGGCGAAGCGCAACTCCTCGCCTTCGGTGTAGCCGAGACGCCGCCCGACCTCCAACCGAAGCTGCCCGAGAACGGTGTTCGCGCGCATGCGCTCGTCGGCGATCACGAGCAGC
It contains:
- a CDS encoding LysM peptidoglycan-binding domain-containing protein, encoding MTNFIARCGFALAAVTILFAAGCSPKVARDVDVSDGEYYTAEEFKNLSEEQYEEYCAELDAELERLQSEANSTEGQANSVQSDLAGLQDEIRSLQSRYDREKSEVDAVQEEVDYFEGLPQTHVVSDGEFLQMISEYERIYADPTKWPRIYRANKDKIDDPNLIYPGWELVVPRDWPSNWTVAQDEYLSRIASYWEVYGNGLEWPRIYEANRDQIDDPDMIWPDWELSIPRD